In Miscanthus floridulus cultivar M001 chromosome 5, ASM1932011v1, whole genome shotgun sequence, one genomic interval encodes:
- the LOC136450360 gene encoding probable magnesium transporter NIPA9: protein MWESVALTLAGTAGNNIGKVLQKKGTLILPPLSLKLKVVKAYASNQLWISGFLMDMCGAALMLTALSQAPVSVVQPIAGCGLAILCVFSHFYLKEVMNGLDWIAITLAGLGTIGVGVGGEEQKVDQIPLLNIPWLVLSIVILFVLLNTWLHMYKKQRREQELTGPEVIEEIIYGLESGILFGISSVISKMGFVMSEMGFPKIVVPAAISCSVCCSAVGFVYQTRGLKHGRAIVVSTCTSVASIVSGVVAGMIALDEHLPKAPTARFFLLLGWFFIITGVILLVSSARLIARLPRPVQKFLKSNIERTHSIRRPGSARGKDAIPTTTIHTSSLHLLTSPTKEKA from the exons ATGTGGGAGTCGGTGGCGCTGACCCTGGCGGGCACCGCCGGCAATAACATCGGCAAGGTCTTGCAGAAGAAGGGCACCCTCATcctccctcccctctccctcaAGCTCAAG GTGGTCAAGGCGTACGCGTCTAACCAGCTCTGGATCAGCGGTTTCCTTATGGACATGTGCGGTGCCGCGCTCATGCTCACCGCGCTCTCTCAGGCGCCG GTCTCCGTTGTTCAGCCCATTGCTGGTTGCGGTCTCGCAATACTCTGCGTTTTCTCCCATTTTTACCTCAAGGAGGTTATGAACGGCCTCGATTGGATTGCCATCACGCTAGCTGGTCTCGGCACCATAG GTGTAGGTGTTGGAGGCGAGGAACAGAAAGTTGACCAGATACCTCTTTTAAATATACCCTGGCTAGTGCTCTCCATTGTCAtcttgttt GTACTGCTCAATACTTGGCTTCATATGTATAAAAAGCAAAGGCGCGAGCAAGAGTTG ACTGGACCCGAAGTGATCGAGGAGATTATATATGGCTTAGAATCAGGCATTTTGTTTGG GATTTCTTCAGTGATCTCTAAGATGGGATTTGTTATGTCCGAGATGGGTTTTCCGAAGATTGTTGTGCCTGCTGCCATTTCTTGTAGTGTTTGCTGCAGTGCAGTGGGATTTGTGTATCAG ACTCGAGGCCTCAAGCATGGGAGGGCAATTGTTGTATCTACATGTACATCAGTGGCATCTATAGTGTCTGGTGTTGTAGCTGGCATGATTGCACTTGATGAACATCTGCCTAAAGCTCCCACAGCTCGATTTTTCCTCTTACTGGGATG GTTCTTCATCATCACAGGAGTGATACTTCTTGTTAGTTCAGCCCGATTAATTGCACGTCTACCTAGGCCTGTGCAGAAGTTTCTGAAGAGCAACATAGAGCGCACCCACAGCATCAGGAGGCCTGGTTCAGCACGAGGGAAGGACGCCATCCCAACAACGACAATCCATACATCGTCACTACACTTGCTTACTTCTCCAACAAAGGAGAAGGCCTAG